The following proteins are co-located in the Callithrix jacchus isolate 240 chromosome 10, calJac240_pri, whole genome shotgun sequence genome:
- the HINFP gene encoding histone H4 transcription factor isoform X5 — MRNHVNHYKCPLCDMTCPLPSSLRNHMRFRHSEDRPFKCDCCDYSCKNLIDLQKHLDTHSEEPAYRCDFENCTFSARSLCSIKSHYRKVHEGDSEPRYKCHVCDKCFTRGNNLTVHLRKKHQFKWPSGHPRFRYKEHEDGYMRLQLVRYESVELTQQLLQQPQQGLGLETSLNESSLQGIILETVPEEPERKEEEEGKGGEGITLSASQDNPSSVIHVVNQTSAEGQQEIVYYVLSEAPREPPPAPEPPSGDIMEKFQGIAEEPEIQMV, encoded by the exons ATGCGCAACCATG TGAATCACTATAAGTGCCCTCTGTGTGACATGACTTGTCCGCTGCCTTCCTCTCTCCGCAACCACATGCGCTTTCGTCACAGTGAGGACCGGCCCTTTAAATGTGACTGTTGTGACTACAG CTGCAAGAATCTTATTGACCTCCAGAAGCATCTGGATACCCACAGCGAGGAGCCAGCATACAGGTGTGATTTTGAGAACTGCACCTTCAGTGCCCGTTCCCTCTGCTCTATCAAGTCCCATTACCGCAAAGTACATGAA GGAGACTCTGAGCCAAGGTACAAATGTCATGTGTGTGACAAATGCTTCACACGGGGTAACAACCTCACCGTGCACCTTCGCAAGAAGCACCAGTTCAAGTGGCCTTCAGGGCATCCCCGTTTTCG GTACAAGGAACATGAAGATGGCTACATGAGGCTGCAGCTGGTTCGCTATGAGAGTGTAGAGCTGACACAGCAACTGCTGCAGCAACCACAACAGGGATTGGGCCTGGAAACGTCACTGAATGAGAGCAGCCTGCAGGGCATCATTCTAGAAACAGTGCCAGAGGAGCCAGAAcgtaaagaagaggaagagggcaaGGGCGGCGAAGGGATAACCCTCTCAGCCTCTCAGGACAACCCCAGTTCTGTTATCCATGTGGTAAATCAGACCAGTGCCGAAGGCCAGCAAGAGATTGTCTACTATGTGCTGTCTGAAGCCCCGAGAgagcctcccccagcccctgagcCACCCTCAGGGGATATCATGGAAAAGTTTCAAGGAATAGCTGAGGAGCCAGAGATCCAGATGGTGTGA
- the HINFP gene encoding histone H4 transcription factor isoform X4, whose translation MPPPGKVPRKENLWLQCEWGSCSFVCSAMEKFFEHVTQHLQQHLHSSGEEEEEEEEDDPLEEEFSCLWQECGFCSLDNSADLIRHVYFHCYHTKLKQWGLQALQSQADLGPCILDFQSRNVIPDIPDHFLCLWEHCESSFDNPEWFYRHVEAHSLCCEYEAVGKDNPVVLCGWKGCTCTFKDRSKLREHLRSHTQEKVVACPTCGGMFANNTKFLDHIRRQTSLDPLLSSACPNPEQHFQCSHCSKRFATERLLRDHMRNHVNHYKCPLCDMTCPLPSSLRNHMRFRHSEDRPFKCDCCDYSCKNLIDLQKHLDTHSEEPAYRCDFENCTFSARSLCSIKSHYRKVHEGDSEPRYKCHVCDKCFTRGNNLTVHLRKKHQFKWPSGHPRFRTCPHGVAPALLSSVPPSRPFVVNSQS comes from the exons ATGCCACCTCCTGGGAAAGTTCCCCGGAAAGAGAATCTGTGGCTACAGTGTGAGTGGGGTTCCTGCTCCTTTGTGTGCTCAGCCATGGAAAAGTTCTTTGAGCATGTCACTCAGCACCTACAGCAGCATCTGCACAGCTctggagaagaagaggaagaggaagaggaggatgacCCCCTTG AGGAAGAATTCTCCTGCTTGTGGCAGGAATGTGGCTTTTGTTCTCTGGACAATTCTGCTGACCTCATCCGCCATGTCTACTTCCACTGCTATCACACCAAGCTGAAACAGTGGGGGCTGCAGGCCTTGCAAAGCCAGGCTGACCTTGGCCCCTGCATCCTGGACTTCCAGAGCCGGAACGTCATCCCTGATATCCCTGACCACTTCCTGTGTCTGTGGGAGCACTGTGAG AGTTCCTTCGACAATCCTGAGTGGTTTTATCGCCATGTGGAAGCCCACAGTCTGTGCTGTGAATATGAAGCAGTCGGCAAGGACAACCCTGTGGTGCTGTGTGGCTGGAAAG GCTGTACCTGCACCTTCAAGGACCGCAGTAAACTTCGGGAGCATCTCCGCAGCCATACCCAGGAGAAGGTGGTAGCCTGCCCCACCTGTGGGGGCATGTTTGCCAACAATACCAAGTTCTTAGATCACATCCGTCGCCAGACCTCATTGGATC cccttctttcttctgcctgcccCAACCCAGAGCAGCACTTCCAGTGTTCTCACTGTTCTAAGAGATTTGCCACAGAGCGGCTGTTGCGGGACCACATGCGCAACCATG TGAATCACTATAAGTGCCCTCTGTGTGACATGACTTGTCCGCTGCCTTCCTCTCTCCGCAACCACATGCGCTTTCGTCACAGTGAGGACCGGCCCTTTAAATGTGACTGTTGTGACTACAG CTGCAAGAATCTTATTGACCTCCAGAAGCATCTGGATACCCACAGCGAGGAGCCAGCATACAGGTGTGATTTTGAGAACTGCACCTTCAGTGCCCGTTCCCTCTGCTCTATCAAGTCCCATTACCGCAAAGTACATGAA GGAGACTCTGAGCCAAGGTACAAATGTCATGTGTGTGACAAATGCTTCACACGGGGTAACAACCTCACCGTGCACCTTCGCAAGAAGCACCAGTTCAAGTGGCCTTCAGGGCATCCCCGTTTTCG
- the HINFP gene encoding histone H4 transcription factor isoform X2: MPPPGKVPRKENLWLQCEWGSCSFVCSAMEKFFEHVTQHLQQHLHSSGEEEEEEEEDDPLEEEFSCLWQECGFCSLDNSADLIRHVYFHCYHTKLKQWGLQALQSQADLGPCILDFQSRNVIPDIPDHFLCLWEHCESSFDNPEWFYRHVEAHSLCCEYEAVGKDNPVVLCGWKGCTCTFKDRSKLREHLRSHTQEKVVACPTCGGMFANNTKFLDHIRRQTSLDQQHFQCSHCSKRFATERLLRDHMRNHVNHYKCPLCDMTCPLPSSLRNHMRFRHSEDRPFKCDCCDYSCKNLIDLQKHLDTHSEEPAYRCDFENCTFSARSLCSIKSHYRKVHEGDSEPRYKCHVCDKCFTRGNNLTVHLRKKHQFKWPSGHPRFRYKEHEDGYMRLQLVRYESVELTQQLLQQPQQGLGLETSLNESSLQGIILETVPEEPERKEEEEGKGGEGITLSASQDNPSSVIHVVNQTSAEGQQEIVYYVLSEAPREPPPAPEPPSGDIMEKFQGIAEEPEIQMV; the protein is encoded by the exons ATGCCACCTCCTGGGAAAGTTCCCCGGAAAGAGAATCTGTGGCTACAGTGTGAGTGGGGTTCCTGCTCCTTTGTGTGCTCAGCCATGGAAAAGTTCTTTGAGCATGTCACTCAGCACCTACAGCAGCATCTGCACAGCTctggagaagaagaggaagaggaagaggaggatgacCCCCTTG AGGAAGAATTCTCCTGCTTGTGGCAGGAATGTGGCTTTTGTTCTCTGGACAATTCTGCTGACCTCATCCGCCATGTCTACTTCCACTGCTATCACACCAAGCTGAAACAGTGGGGGCTGCAGGCCTTGCAAAGCCAGGCTGACCTTGGCCCCTGCATCCTGGACTTCCAGAGCCGGAACGTCATCCCTGATATCCCTGACCACTTCCTGTGTCTGTGGGAGCACTGTGAG AGTTCCTTCGACAATCCTGAGTGGTTTTATCGCCATGTGGAAGCCCACAGTCTGTGCTGTGAATATGAAGCAGTCGGCAAGGACAACCCTGTGGTGCTGTGTGGCTGGAAAG GCTGTACCTGCACCTTCAAGGACCGCAGTAAACTTCGGGAGCATCTCCGCAGCCATACCCAGGAGAAGGTGGTAGCCTGCCCCACCTGTGGGGGCATGTTTGCCAACAATACCAAGTTCTTAGATCACATCCGTCGCCAGACCTCATTGGATC AGCAGCACTTCCAGTGTTCTCACTGTTCTAAGAGATTTGCCACAGAGCGGCTGTTGCGGGACCACATGCGCAACCATG TGAATCACTATAAGTGCCCTCTGTGTGACATGACTTGTCCGCTGCCTTCCTCTCTCCGCAACCACATGCGCTTTCGTCACAGTGAGGACCGGCCCTTTAAATGTGACTGTTGTGACTACAG CTGCAAGAATCTTATTGACCTCCAGAAGCATCTGGATACCCACAGCGAGGAGCCAGCATACAGGTGTGATTTTGAGAACTGCACCTTCAGTGCCCGTTCCCTCTGCTCTATCAAGTCCCATTACCGCAAAGTACATGAA GGAGACTCTGAGCCAAGGTACAAATGTCATGTGTGTGACAAATGCTTCACACGGGGTAACAACCTCACCGTGCACCTTCGCAAGAAGCACCAGTTCAAGTGGCCTTCAGGGCATCCCCGTTTTCG GTACAAGGAACATGAAGATGGCTACATGAGGCTGCAGCTGGTTCGCTATGAGAGTGTAGAGCTGACACAGCAACTGCTGCAGCAACCACAACAGGGATTGGGCCTGGAAACGTCACTGAATGAGAGCAGCCTGCAGGGCATCATTCTAGAAACAGTGCCAGAGGAGCCAGAAcgtaaagaagaggaagagggcaaGGGCGGCGAAGGGATAACCCTCTCAGCCTCTCAGGACAACCCCAGTTCTGTTATCCATGTGGTAAATCAGACCAGTGCCGAAGGCCAGCAAGAGATTGTCTACTATGTGCTGTCTGAAGCCCCGAGAgagcctcccccagcccctgagcCACCCTCAGGGGATATCATGGAAAAGTTTCAAGGAATAGCTGAGGAGCCAGAGATCCAGATGGTGTGA
- the HINFP gene encoding histone H4 transcription factor isoform X1 — protein MPPPGKVPRKENLWLQCEWGSCSFVCSAMEKFFEHVTQHLQQHLHSSGEEEEEEEEDDPLEEEFSCLWQECGFCSLDNSADLIRHVYFHCYHTKLKQWGLQALQSQADLGPCILDFQSRNVIPDIPDHFLCLWEHCESSFDNPEWFYRHVEAHSLCCEYEAVGKDNPVVLCGWKGCTCTFKDRSKLREHLRSHTQEKVVACPTCGGMFANNTKFLDHIRRQTSLDPLLSSACPNPEQHFQCSHCSKRFATERLLRDHMRNHVNHYKCPLCDMTCPLPSSLRNHMRFRHSEDRPFKCDCCDYSCKNLIDLQKHLDTHSEEPAYRCDFENCTFSARSLCSIKSHYRKVHEGDSEPRYKCHVCDKCFTRGNNLTVHLRKKHQFKWPSGHPRFRYKEHEDGYMRLQLVRYESVELTQQLLQQPQQGLGLETSLNESSLQGIILETVPEEPERKEEEEGKGGEGITLSASQDNPSSVIHVVNQTSAEGQQEIVYYVLSEAPREPPPAPEPPSGDIMEKFQGIAEEPEIQMV, from the exons ATGCCACCTCCTGGGAAAGTTCCCCGGAAAGAGAATCTGTGGCTACAGTGTGAGTGGGGTTCCTGCTCCTTTGTGTGCTCAGCCATGGAAAAGTTCTTTGAGCATGTCACTCAGCACCTACAGCAGCATCTGCACAGCTctggagaagaagaggaagaggaagaggaggatgacCCCCTTG AGGAAGAATTCTCCTGCTTGTGGCAGGAATGTGGCTTTTGTTCTCTGGACAATTCTGCTGACCTCATCCGCCATGTCTACTTCCACTGCTATCACACCAAGCTGAAACAGTGGGGGCTGCAGGCCTTGCAAAGCCAGGCTGACCTTGGCCCCTGCATCCTGGACTTCCAGAGCCGGAACGTCATCCCTGATATCCCTGACCACTTCCTGTGTCTGTGGGAGCACTGTGAG AGTTCCTTCGACAATCCTGAGTGGTTTTATCGCCATGTGGAAGCCCACAGTCTGTGCTGTGAATATGAAGCAGTCGGCAAGGACAACCCTGTGGTGCTGTGTGGCTGGAAAG GCTGTACCTGCACCTTCAAGGACCGCAGTAAACTTCGGGAGCATCTCCGCAGCCATACCCAGGAGAAGGTGGTAGCCTGCCCCACCTGTGGGGGCATGTTTGCCAACAATACCAAGTTCTTAGATCACATCCGTCGCCAGACCTCATTGGATC cccttctttcttctgcctgcccCAACCCAGAGCAGCACTTCCAGTGTTCTCACTGTTCTAAGAGATTTGCCACAGAGCGGCTGTTGCGGGACCACATGCGCAACCATG TGAATCACTATAAGTGCCCTCTGTGTGACATGACTTGTCCGCTGCCTTCCTCTCTCCGCAACCACATGCGCTTTCGTCACAGTGAGGACCGGCCCTTTAAATGTGACTGTTGTGACTACAG CTGCAAGAATCTTATTGACCTCCAGAAGCATCTGGATACCCACAGCGAGGAGCCAGCATACAGGTGTGATTTTGAGAACTGCACCTTCAGTGCCCGTTCCCTCTGCTCTATCAAGTCCCATTACCGCAAAGTACATGAA GGAGACTCTGAGCCAAGGTACAAATGTCATGTGTGTGACAAATGCTTCACACGGGGTAACAACCTCACCGTGCACCTTCGCAAGAAGCACCAGTTCAAGTGGCCTTCAGGGCATCCCCGTTTTCG GTACAAGGAACATGAAGATGGCTACATGAGGCTGCAGCTGGTTCGCTATGAGAGTGTAGAGCTGACACAGCAACTGCTGCAGCAACCACAACAGGGATTGGGCCTGGAAACGTCACTGAATGAGAGCAGCCTGCAGGGCATCATTCTAGAAACAGTGCCAGAGGAGCCAGAAcgtaaagaagaggaagagggcaaGGGCGGCGAAGGGATAACCCTCTCAGCCTCTCAGGACAACCCCAGTTCTGTTATCCATGTGGTAAATCAGACCAGTGCCGAAGGCCAGCAAGAGATTGTCTACTATGTGCTGTCTGAAGCCCCGAGAgagcctcccccagcccctgagcCACCCTCAGGGGATATCATGGAAAAGTTTCAAGGAATAGCTGAGGAGCCAGAGATCCAGATGGTGTGA